In Myxococcus stipitatus, the following are encoded in one genomic region:
- the nusB gene encoding transcription antitermination factor NusB has protein sequence MGARRTGRERALQALYQMEMAQGASVHDALESAWSASEEGKRDPDAVRFARELVEGVQGHRAEIDRLIEAHSHNWRLDRMSRIDRNVLRVGIFELKYRPDIPRKVTINEAVELGKNFGTEESSAFVNGLLDRVAVALNKA, from the coding sequence ATGGGCGCGCGCAGAACAGGCCGTGAGCGGGCGTTGCAGGCGCTCTACCAGATGGAGATGGCGCAGGGCGCCTCGGTGCATGACGCGCTGGAGTCCGCGTGGTCCGCGTCCGAGGAGGGCAAGAGGGACCCGGACGCGGTGCGGTTCGCCCGGGAGCTGGTGGAAGGTGTGCAGGGCCACCGCGCGGAAATCGACCGGCTCATCGAGGCGCACAGCCACAACTGGCGCTTGGACCGCATGTCCCGCATCGACCGCAACGTGCTGCGCGTGGGCATCTTCGAGCTGAAGTACCGTCCCGACATCCCTCGCAAGGTCACCATCAACGAGGCGGTGGAGCTGGGGAAGAACTTCGGGACGGAGGAGTCCAGCGCCTTCGTCAACGGCCTGTTGGACCGGGTGGCGGTGGCGTTGAACAAGGCGTGA
- a CDS encoding M17 family peptidase N-terminal domain-containing protein, with the protein MSQTTTHDIGMEGLDSLGGVDALCLFVAEDDRPLPATAGYVDWRLCGALSRVLQGGFFSGAKDDWLLLPSDGKLGVPRIFVVGLGRRSQLDAGALGEALASAGKVLSRARMESVALEIPAGGALDDAARAEGFQRSFSPAFKGGRVALLADKGLVRLLPARKG; encoded by the coding sequence GTGAGCCAGACGACGACGCACGACATCGGGATGGAGGGCCTGGACTCACTCGGCGGAGTGGACGCCCTGTGTCTCTTTGTTGCGGAAGATGACCGGCCGCTGCCGGCCACGGCGGGTTACGTGGACTGGCGCTTGTGCGGCGCGTTGTCGCGGGTGCTCCAGGGCGGGTTCTTCTCCGGCGCGAAGGATGACTGGCTGCTGTTGCCCTCCGACGGGAAGCTGGGGGTGCCTCGCATCTTCGTCGTGGGGCTGGGGCGCAGGAGCCAGTTGGACGCGGGGGCGCTGGGCGAGGCGCTCGCGTCGGCGGGCAAGGTGCTCAGCCGGGCCCGGATGGAGTCGGTGGCGCTGGAGATACCCGCCGGAGGCGCGCTGGATGACGCGGCGCGGGCGGAGGGATTCCAGAGGAGTTTTTCGCCAGCGTTCAAGGGCGGACGCGTGGCCCTCCTGGCGGACAAGGGGCTCGTCCGGCTCCTACCAGCCAGGAAGGGTTGA
- a CDS encoding riboflavin synthase: protein MFTGLIQDIGRVERVIPGGMTDLWIRTSLGAASFTLGESIAVDGACLTVVERTGDTFRVQAAPETLRRTTLDAVRPGDKVNLERALALGDRLGGHLVSGHVDQVSTVLETRPEGGSWVMVFGLPESMAPYFIEKGSVAIDGISLTVNTVGADRFSVQLIPETQERTTLRGKAVGARVNLEADPIGKYVARLFLLQRGQAGGLQTGGVTEAAVRAAGFGAP from the coding sequence ATGTTCACCGGGCTCATTCAGGACATCGGCAGGGTGGAGCGCGTCATCCCCGGCGGGATGACGGACTTGTGGATTCGCACGTCGCTGGGCGCGGCGTCCTTCACGTTGGGCGAGTCCATCGCCGTGGATGGCGCGTGCCTCACGGTGGTGGAGCGCACGGGCGACACGTTCCGTGTGCAGGCGGCGCCGGAGACGCTGCGGCGCACGACGCTGGATGCGGTGCGGCCGGGCGACAAGGTGAACCTGGAGCGGGCCCTGGCGTTGGGGGACCGGCTGGGCGGGCACCTGGTCTCTGGCCACGTGGACCAGGTCAGCACGGTGTTGGAGACCCGGCCGGAGGGGGGCTCGTGGGTGATGGTCTTCGGGCTGCCGGAGTCCATGGCGCCGTACTTCATCGAGAAGGGCTCGGTGGCCATCGACGGCATCAGTCTCACGGTCAACACCGTGGGGGCGGACCGCTTCAGCGTGCAGCTCATCCCGGAGACGCAGGAGCGCACCACCCTGCGGGGCAAGGCGGTGGGCGCCCGGGTCAACCTGGAGGCGGACCCCATTGGCAAGTACGTGGCGCGCCTGTTCCTGCTCCAGCGAGGGCAGGCGGGGGGACTCCAGACGGGTGGGGTGACGGAGGCGGCCGTCCGGGCGGCGGGGTTCGGCGCGCCGTAG
- the ribH gene encoding 6,7-dimethyl-8-ribityllumazine synthase, with the protein MPRYIEGDFLPPKGRFAICVARFNGFITEELAKGAVDTLVRHGVADADVDVYRCPGTYELPGLVRRVTESRQYVGVIALGAVIRGGTPHFDYVAGECAKGIGAVAFNAAAANPSTSVTFGVLTTDTVEQAIDRAGVKAGNKGAEATLACIEMVNLFSRMSNLDTRKG; encoded by the coding sequence ATGCCTCGCTACATCGAAGGTGACTTCCTGCCCCCCAAGGGCCGCTTCGCGATTTGTGTCGCCCGCTTCAACGGCTTCATCACCGAGGAGCTGGCCAAGGGCGCCGTCGACACGCTGGTCCGCCATGGCGTGGCGGACGCGGACGTGGACGTGTACCGCTGCCCTGGCACCTATGAGCTCCCTGGCCTCGTGCGCCGCGTGACGGAGTCCCGGCAGTACGTGGGCGTCATCGCGCTGGGCGCCGTCATCCGTGGCGGCACGCCCCACTTCGACTACGTGGCGGGCGAGTGCGCCAAGGGCATCGGCGCGGTGGCCTTCAACGCGGCCGCGGCCAACCCCTCCACGTCCGTCACCTTCGGCGTGCTGACGACGGACACGGTGGAGCAGGCCATTGACCGCGCGGGCGTGAAGGCGGGCAACAAGGGCGCCGAGGCCACGCTGGCGTGCATCGAGATGGTGAACCTGTTCTCGCGCATGTCCAACCTCGACACGAGGAAGGGGTAG